The Chiloscyllium punctatum isolate Juve2018m chromosome 19, sChiPun1.3, whole genome shotgun sequence DNA segment TTTGAATTTGGAGAGAAGGCACAGCAATACACCCAGTTGTGATGTCCTCTCAGTACAGTCACCATATTGCCTGTTTAAGAGATAATTGAACCCAAAGTTTCAGATGGTCCAGGTCAAGTAAAAAGTATAAATAAATCAAAGCAAATGTTCCATGTGCTCCACAGTACAGGAGAAAAGTCAAACTTACTCCTTAGAAGAGCAGATCAATCCTGCAATCTAATTTGTCTATGTAGCCCAAAGCAGGAAAGAAGCTTTTACGGTCAAAAATGCAGCTTGCAGCTCCAAAACTCAAAATTATGCCAAATTCCATACTGAATCAAACTTTAAAGATATGAACTGAACAGCCTCCGAACCACTGGCTAGTTCATTCATTATAGCATCTCTGCAGCGCCTGCCCCTGGaaacttttttttgttaaaatttCAAATATGGCATCACTAGCTAGCCAACATCTATTGACTGcctctagttgcctttgagatggtgagctgcctcttgaacAACTGATGTCCTGTAAGCAGACACAATGCCAATTACGCAGGGAATAccaggattttgatgcagcaAATAAAGGAATGgtgatctatttccaagtcaggatggcaagtgGCTTGAGGGagacttgcagatggtggtactCCCATGTACTTGCTGCCCTCATCCTTCAAGATTGAAGGATTGgtccgtgggtttggaaggttttgCCTATGGATGAATTACTGTGATGCTTGGTGATAGTACAACTGCttctactgagtgtcagtggaggagggagtggattTTAACAAAGACTAAGGTCAATCTGGAGTCAACAAGTCAGAGCTAGCAAGCATACACAACAACCACTTACTTCCCAAACTCTGATCACATGGCAGGTTGATACCTTGGGTTGATAACCCAGAATTTGAGAACCTTCTAAGCCAGAGGAGCAAAAGATACATGCTCTGATTGAAACATTTCACTGCTGTTAAGATATAATTTGTATAATCAAATTAAAGTTTCTTAAATATTTTTTAATTTAAGTTTCTTAAATAGCAAAACAAACTTTCACTTGATTAGCCATACAATAAGAAAAACACCTTTAACTTTCACCTCCCCGAGTTCAGGTTAGCCAGCAACCAATGGTAAAATGTATTACTAAAAAATTTAAGGTAAAGCCATTCGAAGTTTTGAGTCCATTCCACCAATCCAACTCTTTTTAGTACCTCAACTCCATTTCCAATACCCTTATGAACAGAAATTCAGGACTCCACCACTGCCTCAGGCAGgacattccaaacatgcaccacccactgcatgaaaacattgctcctgaggtcccttttaaatctttctccccctcttctcttttccccccccccccccactttaaaccaatgccctccagtttaggactcccctatcctggggaaaggaccttgtcttaTTTACCATAAACATTCCCATCATGACTTTAcaaacctctattaagtcaccccatAAGCCATTAACACTAcaaagaaaatagccccagcctattcagcctctcactatagcacaaaccctccaaacctgccaacatccttgtaaatcttttctgaaccctttcaagtttcacaacatccttcctataggagggtgaccagaattgaactcaATATTTCAAAGGTGGCTGAACCAATGCCCCAAACAGCCAcagcatgatctcccaactccaatGCTCAATGCACTAATCATTAACGGTAAAGGTACCcagtctacctgtaactccactttcaagtaactatgaaccCGAGATCTCTTTGCTTGGCAACAGTCCCttggaccttaccgttaagtgtgaAAGTCCTTCCCTGACCTGCCTTACCAAaacacaacacctcacatttatctaaatcaaactccatcagcctatctgatcaaggtcttaCTGTATTCTGGAGTAAACTGCTTCACTGTCCAATACACTATCAATTTTTGTCAATCTGTCAAACTCAGATTATAAAGATGCTCCCTTGCTATGGAGTCTCTGCCTTAGCGGAAAATGTTGGTGCATTTTTCCTACTGAATGCCTTCCAATATTTTCAAAACCAACTAGCTTACCCATTCAAGTTACTGAAGCAGCAGATTGTATTCTAATCCCTTTGATTTAAAGGCCAACATGCCATTAGGCTTAACATTACTCAATTTGCATGTCCAAAACTAGTTGCTATTAAAGAAAAGCCCTCAAAATTGATGTCGGCGCAGTGTTAAAAACATACCATCATCCTTCAAATCCCAGACTCTCAGAGTTTTATCTCTCGATGCAGACACTAAGATAAGGCTGCCATCAGGTGCAAAGGTCAAATCCCGAACAACTTCATTGTGATCCATCAAATTAAGGAGGAATCTACCTGCAAGATGAGGAGATGCTGATGCATTAAAAAGGCCAAGTTAAAGGCAATGATTAGTTTCAGAGCTCAATGTGATTGGCCAAATAGGCCCTCGCTTTATTGGCTATCAAACTGTTGGAGTGCTATGTTTTTAATAGTTCTTTTAACATTAAACTTCTAGTAGGTTCTTAAAAGGAATTCAGAAGTTATCCCAAATCATTAAAGTCATGTCAGTGAGATTGCAAACATCAGCAATTAAAAAACAGAAATGCACAATTGCATGAATGGGTCTGTGACAGCCAAGTGCATTGAGAGTGTTTGGATCCAAGACAAACAGATAAAATGTGCCCTATGATAGGTCAACTTTAAACATGCAAATTGGTAAAGAATAGGATCGTTGAAGAAATTCTGCTCTTTTTAGGCAGGATTTCCATTTCAAGCTGAATTTCCTCAGCAGTTTCAGAATTAGGAGCGTCAATGCACAGCAGTATTCCACTACCTGGCCACCTGAAATTAACAGGTATGGAACTGACAGTTGCATTCTCCTTAGAAATCAAAGGATTGTTACCTCTGACTTTTCTTTTGCCTGTGCTGCACCATGTAATGTACAAACAGCTGTTAATAGTTCTATAGAGAGGTACGTTTTGTTTGTTAAAAATTAGTGCTCTCTTTCATTAGGGGCACAAATGCATTACTACAACATGTTAAAAAGTTACTTATGCAGAGTTACAACTGAACCAGATAAGAGGGGGACAAAAAAAACAAGTGTCAGACTGAAAATTTGCTGATGTTTCCTCACGTTAAGTCAACACATGCGCTAATACTTGAAATACAATCTGTGAATTTCACCTGGTTAGGCATTTAATAATTAGCCCCAGCAGCAGACAGTCAAGGCCACATTTACAGAATGAGCCAATACTTTGCAGTTACCAAGTCTGTTTGGATTCTCCAAAAAAAGTAGTGAGGTCAGTATTCAAGATGGAAATGAGTAAATTACATCATCTGGAAGGAGTACTGGGTTTTGGACATTGAAGTGGTAATATGACAGGGCTTACACCTGAAAGAATTCCACATCAAAAACACAAGACACCCTACACAACATGATCAAGTAACCAAATGAATCAAATCACCACTGAGATTAAAGTTTTCCTAATTGTCAGGGTATAAAAGGCATTCAAATCACCTCAGTTTAAAAGCACCAAAATTGATGCAACAGACATAATCCAAGTGGCATCATTAAGGAGGGATAAAAATCTACAAGTTAAAAAGAAACAGGATCAAAGGTTAAATAGTAGATGAGTAATCACTAGTTCGGGACAAATAGACAAGACTGCTCAATCCCAAAAAATAAAAGTTACACTAAGACAGCCTTCAATAAACAAATACTTAAGATTTCAATTAAATGGGGTACTCAAATGGCCTGCACTCATTATTTTTTGTTTCTAAATTGTAATCTGTGGGCATTATGAAGTGACAATGACATGTACGCTTTATTAGAATTACACGATTCCAATCTGTATTGCTAACTTGATTAAGTGTCTAATCATCAGTTAAGAGAATCTTGTTACCTGTGTACACATCCCAAATTTTGATACGCCCGTTGCTCAGGCCAGTCGCCAGCAGTAACTGGTCTTGGCCAAATTTGAATCGATGCCATTCAATGTTCACACAGCGACTCTGTTTTTCAGGTACAGAAGAGCCAAAAGCAAGGGCCCACACAATATCACCACAGTCTATAGTGTGCTCTTCTGGGTGATTCTTCTGACTGTAGCCATTTTGTTTCCTGAGAATTTTATTGACTGCATTATCATGCTCATTATCATACAATCTTCTGGAAAGAATAAGGTTTAAAATTAATTACAAGGACTAATATTCCAGAAAGGTAATACAATGCGACAAATTATTCAAACAGCAAAAATGTCTCTGGGTAAACAAACCAAGGTCTCACAATTACAGTACATAATCTGTATCACAGTAAGTTTGTCAACTGGGCAACAGCATAATAAGTTAAAAAATTGTGTTTACCAGATTTAAAATGTTAATCATTTTCTCAACAAAAATAAATTAGCGTATTCACATCACAGGTTGTTTTTAAAAGGTTTCCGATGACAAGAGTTACACTAATGATTTACCAAATAAATTTGACTATATGAACAGATTGTGGGCCTTCTAGCTTCTTAATGAATACAAACAGCTGCATCAGCACCAATATAAATCAAACATATTACTGTTGTCATATCAGTTGTCAACTTATTGACAAGCACATTACGACAAAAACTGATAATCTAACTGCCATCAATGTCTGACCAGAAAACAAAACAGCACTTTGTGAAACCAACAAAGATCTTTGTTGCACAAGATCTGGTGCAGTAACACCGAGTCCAAGACAATAGAGTAAAACAGTAAATACAATGAGAACTAAGTTCAACAAGAAACAaacaaattgctagaaaaactcagcaggtctcacaGCTTATGTGCaggcttctgaagaagggtcaccagacccaaaatgttaacatgGCTTTCTTTCCACGGATACTGCCGGACCTGCaatgtttctccagcaacttcaatTTTCAGTATTCACCGATGACAAGGAATGAACTGACTCAGCGCCATAATTTTATCACTAGCCGACTACCTTGAATTAGAATGACATCATTTCAAATCTGCAGTGCTCTTTCCTTCCAACTAATATTTATTTGTAAGGGTGTCTGATTATACTTGGTAATACAATTTAGCAAGGTAGGTATTATTTATTAAAATAATAATTGTTCCTAATTAGGTTTAGGTAACAAGATTGACATTTGACTCTGCATGTTCAAATTGAAAGGCAAACCTGTCCTTAAAGTAATAGAAGGAATCACAAAGGAAGACTTCCTCTTGATGGAGGAGTTCATGTCCTAAAACCTCATGCAGTTTACAATTAATGACAatgtcgagtgtgtggtgctggaaaagcacagcaggtcaggtagcatctgaggagcaggagaatcgacgtttcaggcataagcccttcatcacgaattaATAACAATGTCTCGACTCTAAATTACAGAACTTGTTCTGAAACTGAACTTTAAGGTATCGTCTAGTGAAAGAGTACTTActtattttcacacagagaccaagGAACCAACTTTACTACACGATGTCCTTTCGACCAAGCAAAATATGAGCCATCAGGTGCAAAAGCCACAGTCCAGGTTTCACGGCCAGACTTTTGCTCAAACGGGGCAACAGGTGCCCAAAGGTCAGCAATAAGCCGGGCCTGTGCTGTAAATAAAAACAAGGCAACATTCAACTTCGAGAAGACAACACCACTTAAGAAGTACAGTTTTATTTAGCACAACTTCGAAACTACCAAGGAGAAGCCACAGGTTGGACTTTAATCAGGGCAAGGCAGATCAGAAAAAGAACAAAGACGTGTTCAGATTAATCAGTGAATCAATGACATGCTGCAAGATACACCTGCTGGACATACAAAACTGTCCCCGCACTGCCTAGACTAACATGAACAATGACAACTTGGAAGAAGTGTGGAACTGTAGCAGAAAGGgaggatactaaacaagtattatGCATAAGCATTTACTGTGAATAAGCATATGGAAGGTAGAGAGAATGGGGAAGAACAGAGGAACCATGATTAGCTGAAGGACACGGGTGGGCAGAATTAAATCCAGATAATATGGATTAGCTAAGTattgggaccttgtgatcttgtcggataatccaatatttggacaatcaaatgctggataaagGAGGTTCATTGGTAAATAGCAACACattcaaaatgtccatattacagaggtggcaGTGCCAGATGCCTTAAAATGGATAAAGGTCAATAAATCCCTAGGACTTGATTAGGtgtcctagaactctgtgggaagttagtgAAATGGTTGCTCAGCCCTTTGCggacatatttgtatcatcgctcaccacaggtgaagtgccggtagactggaggttggctaacatggtgccactatttaagaaaggagatcaggaaaagccaggaaactataaacCGGTAAGCTTGACGTCAgtgtgggcaagttgctggaggcaATCCTGAGGAAAGGCAAggctgattaggaatagtcaacatggctttgtacatgggaaaatGTGTCAAtaatttgattgagattttttaaataacaaagaggattgaagaaggCAGAGTAGCGGAGGGGAGGTGGAactcagtaaggcatttgacaaggttctttATGGTTAacagttagatcacatggaatacagaaagAACTAACCAAATGGATACAGAACGAATCAAACGTAAAAGAcagtggtggtgcagggttgcttttcagacttcgACTAGGGGTATGCACAAAGGATTAGTGTTGGgtccaatgatttggatgtgaacaaagcaggtatggttagcaagtttgcagatgacaccaaaatcggaggtgcagtggacagtgaaggttacttcagtacaacgggaccttgatcagatgagccaataggtagaagagtggcaaatggagtttcattTGGATGAAtgagaggtgctacattttggaaaatcaaatcaggacaggacgtatacactaaatggtaaggtcctagggtgtgctgctgaacaaagatcttagagtacaggttcatatctccttgaaagtaaagtcgcaggtagataggatagtgaaagtggtgtttagtatgcttgccttttttgatcagtacattgagcataggaattaggaggtcatgttgcagctgtactggacatcagttaggccactactggaatactatgcacaattctggtctcctgatTTAAAGGAGcctaaaggacaactttttcagaaggtgatgagtgtatggaatgagctgccagaggaagtgatagaggcaggtacaattacaacatgtaaaaggcatctggacgggtacatgaataggaagggtttagagggatatgggccaaatactggcaagtgggactagactaatttaggcTATGTGATTGGCAcggacgagttagaccaaaggctatgtttccatgctatataactTTATGATTCTGTGACTAAGTCTTGGGCAGAAAATGGCAACTCCAGTTTATACTGCAACACAGCAaaacaaaagacaaaaaaaattcaGCAACTGGAATGAAAGTCTGGTCAATGCTTGCAAGGACCTTGAATTGGCACCTGGAAATGAAACATTTACCAATAAAATATTAAACGTTATCATACCTAAAGCCAAGCCATTTAGCCCAAGCCGTTCATGCACTATTCGAGCCTCATCTTTTCTCACTTAAAATCACCTAATGTATTCACCTCTCCCTAAAAACACTCAGCTAGTGATCTCTGATGTTTACACGATGCACTACAACTACTGCGGTAGTTCCAGAATCTTACTATTTTCCTGGACGTCTTCAAAATTGCACGATGTATATAGATTTTTTGACAACTAAACAGATAACAATTACTTCTATATGTTAACTAGTTTTTGGAGACCAATATAGTGCAACAATTTCTAAAGTCAACAGATAATTGGCTTGGGCATCCCATCATTTGACAAAAAACTGTAAAGTTAAGgtacatagaacaaagaaaatttacagcccaggaacaggccctccaagcctgacccgatccaaatctactgtctaaactgtcacccaattcctaatcatctgtttccctctgctccccacctactcacttatctgtccagacgcatcctAAATGAAGCTACCGTGCCTGCCGCTACCACCTCTGCCGGCAATGtgttccatgcacccaccaccctGTGTGCGGTACTTGCCACGTGaatccccttaaacttttcacctctcaccttaaaagcatGACCTcacattattgaatccttcgcgctgggaaaaagcttatctctatccaccctgtctatactcttcatgattttgtaaacatcaatcaggtccccccataATTTCCTTTTTCCTAACGAAAACAAACCTAATCTACTCaagctctcttcatagctagcaccgtccatgccaggcaacatcctctccaaagtgtccacatccttttggtaatgtggtgaccagaactgtacacagtattctaaatgcagctgaaccaatgtcttgtacaattttaacatgacttgccagctcttatacttaatactccgtccaatgaaggcaagcatactatatgccttcttgaccactctatccacctgtgcagcaagcTTCAggttacaatggacctgcacacccagatctctctgcccatcaacttttcccaaggctcttccattcattgtataatttgctctagaattagacttgcctaaatgcatcacttcacatttgtctggattgaactccatctgctacttctccgcccaactctccagtctatctatattctactGTATTCTTTGATAGTccattatgctttctgctactccaccaatcttttatgtcatctgcaaacttgctgatcataccaacagtgccctcttccagaggatttatgtatattacaaacaacagtggtcccaccactgacccctgtggaacaccactggtcacctttctccatttctctCACACAATAATAAACTGCATCACATGGTAAACCACTTGTTCTGAAGAACTGTATTTGAAACAAAACATGAAATCTTTCACTCTGCTCAGATTTTTACCAGAATCCTTATACATGTCCAGCACTTTTTTCCCCCCCtcaagatttccagcatccattgaAGAATGCTTTTAAGTAAATGCATCATGGGATCATTACTTCAATTTGTAGTTGGGCCAAGGGTACATAGACTTCTTATTCTAATCCAAATACATATTAAACATTGACCAGAATGACAAATCGTGCTACTAACATATCAGAAAGTGAGCCAACCAGCTGTATGCTTCATCTATTGACGTACATCATTTGTAACACCAATGCACAATACCACAATGCAACAAGCCATTGTACTGATACAACCAAACCACACTCCTTTTCATGATCAAGGCCACCTCACAGCATTTATGTAGAAACCATGAAGATCTCTGACTGGCCCCAGCTGAAACTTCATAACAACAATGAACTTTAAACCTAATGCAATCACTTTGCTCGGCACGAATAATACAGGATACAAATTTTCAAATTCTACATGAACACTACCAGTACAATATCTTACTTTTGATGTGAAATAGAGGAATATATACAGAAATACCTTCAAACAACAACCGTTTGCTGCTTGTGTAGATTACCGCCAACCACAGAACTTAAATTTATTTTATAAGGGAAGGTGCTACTGCACCACAATATACTTTAAACCATCATTAGCATACAGTCTTAAATTGTTAAAAGTAGCCTGAGAGAAAATGACTCCTTCTGGAGGCTTCGCTGTGTTCACAATAAATTGGGACCACATTGCAACTCTTGGCAACAGCAAAATTCTTCGCAGATTCTGTCCAAGTagccaactctgttcatgaggaGTCTATCTCCAAGCTGATCAAGCAAAAGAGTTTTATGCTAATGACAGCAACAACTGTGGGAGCATGTTGGCACTGCAGGGTATAAACGCAAGGACATTTTCTAGTCATGGACCTTTGGTAGAAGGTGGATTGAGTGAACGCCAAACGCAAGATACATTTTTAAAGACTTATGATCGTTTATGATTTCTACTACAGAGGAAATCAAATTGGACATTGAGAGATTCAACCAGACCAAATTTCATGAAATGAGAATATGCTCTTAATAGAAAAGTGGTCTGGGGCAGGCACCAAGACTTGGAATGCTAAGTCAAAGCATGACTCAGTGCATGAGCAAAGATTAATCAAAAGAGTGGTATTAAAAGCAAGCAAGGTGGCAGAGTCTGGGTGGGAATTAACACAAGAGCCTAGGCAAAGACAAAACTGCCAAAGAGATTGCTCCTCGAGAACTTTTGTTTGCAaatgaagagagggagagagagaggatagcaGATAAATAGTTAAGAAATGTTCAGTGAAAATTCAATAAAAACGTCAAGGGTTAGTTTCAGATTGACCacagacaaatatcttgcattaaTTAAACAGAGTGATTCAACAATGAAGTCTCAACACCACATCAGCATAACAGCGAACAATACCCTTCCAAATATACGTTTTAAAAATCTCACTAAAATCCACACTCCAGGTTAGATTTCAATAATAAACCACTAGTAATATTTTGTACTAAGTTGCTTCACTATCAagagtttatttttttaaaattgcatctTCAAGAGCAGAAAATTATAAGAAATATTAATCCAAAATGCTTCTAAATCCAGACAATAGCATGGTGAAATTCAACACTATAGCTTTGCTTAAACTTGGGAGAGAATTTTTGAACTATACACATCAGAGACAAGACTTGAAAGAGAGGAACGGCACAGAAAAGTAAAAGGGGCATTAACTAATGTCAAAGAACAATTAGCCGGGGGGGTGGTGGTAATTTTTGACAGTCAAATAGCATTTCACTTTCAAACCAAGATCCAAACTGCATAAAGGGGATAAAGGAATTCACGTTTGTCAGCGGGGAAGCATTCCACCAAATGAAGGCGTTTCTTGGTGCAATTAAAAAGATTGGAGTAAAGCCTTCgccccaccttccccccctcccccaccaataAAAAGTAaacttgcaccccccccccccccaccaaaacaAAACGTGGCTGTGCAGTCCCTGCTCGAGTTCCCAGGCAGCCCCGGGGGGGGGCTCGGATCCAGTTCCAACCAGCGCTGGGCGGTCACCCCTCGCCCATTATCCAACGGCGACCCACCCCCGAACTTACCTATTTCATTCTCGTTGACAAATTCTGGGAAGCTGGCCATCTAAGGCTGACACGATACGATCTCTGGAAATCAGCGATGCCGAGAGTTTTCCTTTTCCCTCCCCCTCAAAACCCCTTCAACAGAgcgtctgtgtgggggggggggaaaaaaatcGAAATGCTGGCGGTACCGGGGCAGTTGGCcgggtttaaaatttaaaaataaaacccgcctggatttttttttcttcccAAGTGGGGACTTAGAACGAATTCGAGCTGGAAAACCGTTCTTGCCGCTGcggcttgatttttttttaaaaaaaagtttgacgGTACGTCCGCTGTTCGGAGGAGGGCGAGCACTGAATAAACGGAACCTCTTGGTCGAGCCACTCATATACCTTCGGGTGTCTCAAAATGGCCGCCGGCCGGCCGGCTCTGGCACCGCCTCGACAACGTCATGACGTCAGGGCTACCCCCTCCCCGCCCAGCGGAGCCACGCCCCTCAGGTGAGTACGTGCGCTCGAGCACGAGTCTGCAGCTGGTGGGGAAAGGAAGAAGTAGTGGAGTTAAGTCAAAGGAGGTGAAAATGATGGTCAAGGGAATTGTAGAGCGGGGCTGCCATGGGAACTCGAGCAGGGACTGTTGTCTTGAGCCTTGTTCTATGTTTTGCATAGTTGTGCAAGTATGCAGAGCAACTTTTACAGCATTTAAATATGTTCATAGTGGTGCAGCTGCTTGAAAGTTTGAGAAGTTGtctggtcctgatgaagggcttttgcccgaaacgtcgattttactgctcctcggatgctgcctgaactgctgtgctcttccaacac contains these protein-coding regions:
- the wsb1 gene encoding WD repeat and SOCS box-containing protein 1 — protein: MASFPEFVNENEIAQARLIADLWAPVAPFEQKSGRETWTVAFAPDGSYFAWSKGHRVVKLVPWSLCENKRLYDNEHDNAVNKILRKQNGYSQKNHPEEHTIDCGDIVWALAFGSSVPEKQSRCVNIEWHRFKFGQDQLLLATGLSNGRIKIWDVYTGRFLLNLMDHNEVVRDLTFAPDGSLILVSASRDKTLRVWDLKDDGNMVTVLRGHHNWVYCCAFSPNSNILCSVGAGKAVFLWNMESYTMIRKLEGHLNDVVSCEFSPDGALLATASYDTRVIVWDPHTGSILFELGHLFPPPTPIFAGGANDRWVKSVAFCHDGLHIASIADDRMVRFWRIGKDCPAEVAPLSNGLCCAFSPDGGVLATGTQDGSVHFWATPRHVPSLQHLCRMALRRVMITTSVETLPIPPKIVEYLTYRTN